From a single Labrenzia sp. PHM005 genomic region:
- a CDS encoding HU family DNA-binding protein, with protein MNKNDLIAAVAEKTGLTKAQAGEAVDASFEAVTETLKGGGEVRIIGFGNFTVSERAATEGRNPRTGETIQIPASKTPKFKAGKGLKDAVNA; from the coding sequence ATGAATAAGAACGATCTGATCGCAGCTGTCGCAGAAAAGACCGGCCTGACAAAGGCACAGGCAGGCGAAGCAGTTGACGCATCTTTTGAAGCTGTCACTGAAACGCTGAAAGGCGGCGGCGAAGTCCGCATCATCGGTTTTGGTAACTTCACTGTTTCCGAACGTGCTGCTACCGAAGGCCGGAACCCGCGGACTGGCGAAACGATCCAGATCCCGGCTTCTAAGACGCCGAAATTCAAGGCTGGTAAAGGCCTGAAGGACGCTGTGAACGCTTAA